From one Geoalkalibacter halelectricus genomic stretch:
- a CDS encoding IS3 family transposase, producing the protein MSQTISPGAEKPYGIQRVCRIWEQARSSYYHDARRCGMSDQTPPKRRGPRPLVSDETLLDLIRADLKNSPFTGEGHRKVWARLRVRDGVRVSRKRVLRLMRENHLLSPYRNRPKPAKKHDGKIITMTPNLMWGTDGTRVFTSEQGWVWIFAAVEHWNAECVGWHVCKKGDRYAALQPISMALNDLYGGVQAEVARGLALRMDHGSQYLSDHFLNQLKYWGIAPSFAFISEPETNGVAERFNRTLKEQAIYGRIFHTAEDVREAVKNFVELYNSEWRVEKNAFRSPREIRLNRTEMSQAA; encoded by the coding sequence ATGAGCCAAACGATCTCCCCAGGGGCTGAGAAGCCTTACGGCATCCAGCGGGTCTGCCGCATCTGGGAACAGGCTCGCTCCTCGTACTACCATGATGCCCGCCGCTGCGGGATGAGCGATCAAACACCGCCGAAGCGCCGTGGCCCTCGGCCCTTGGTCAGCGACGAGACCCTACTGGACCTGATCCGCGCCGATCTGAAAAACTCGCCCTTCACCGGCGAGGGGCATCGCAAGGTCTGGGCACGGTTACGGGTTCGCGACGGTGTGCGAGTATCGCGCAAGCGGGTGTTGCGACTGATGCGAGAGAACCACCTGCTTTCGCCGTACCGCAACCGGCCCAAGCCGGCCAAGAAACATGACGGCAAGATCATCACCATGACTCCCAACCTGATGTGGGGCACCGATGGGACCCGGGTCTTCACGTCGGAGCAGGGCTGGGTCTGGATCTTTGCCGCCGTCGAGCACTGGAATGCCGAATGCGTCGGCTGGCATGTCTGCAAAAAAGGTGATCGCTATGCCGCCTTGCAGCCGATATCCATGGCGTTAAACGATCTCTACGGGGGCGTACAGGCCGAAGTCGCCCGTGGGCTGGCCCTGCGCATGGATCACGGCTCTCAGTATCTCTCCGATCATTTTCTGAACCAGTTGAAGTATTGGGGGATTGCTCCCAGCTTCGCCTTTATTTCGGAACCCGAGACAAACGGGGTGGCCGAACGCTTCAATCGAACTTTGAAAGAGCAGGCCATCTATGGCCGGATATTCCACACCGCCGAGGATGTCCGAGAGGCGGTGAAAAACTTCGTGGAGCTTTACAACAGCGAGTGGCGCGTCGAGAAGAATGCCTTCAGATCGCCACGGGAAATCCGCCTGAACCGGACGGAAATGAGCCAGGCTGCATAA
- a CDS encoding efflux RND transporter permease subunit, with protein MLEKIIEWSSRNRFMVVLATIILIIGGIYSLRNIAIDAIPDLSDVQVIIYTEYPGQAPQVVEDQVTYPLTTRMLSVPGAKDVRGYSFFGYSFVYIIFEDGTDIYWARSRVLEYLNYAAGQLPRDVTPTLGPDATGVGWVYSYALTSDRHDLQELRSIQDWYLRYELAALDGVSEVASLGGFVKQYQVVVDPNKLIAYDLPITDLMMAIQRSNVDVGGGAIEMAETEFMVRSRGYIQSVEDLEQVVVMATEDGTPILVRDLAEVRLGPEMRRGLAELDGEGEVVGGIIVMRFGENARQVIQRVKDRLEELKPGLPEGVEVVMTYDRSDLIDRSVDHLQQKLVEEMLIVALVIILFLFHLPSAAVIIVSLPIAVLMSFIVMYAMGINANIMSLGGIAIAIGTMVDSGIIMVENAHKKIERYPDKPRSEVIIAAAKEVGPTIFFALLVIAAAFAPVFALQEQAGRLFKPLAFTKTFSIAAAAFLSITLVPVLMMWFIRGRVRPENQNPINRFLNRIYHPAVHFVLRWRKITMLVALLLVLSIAYPISKIGTEFMPPLYEGDLLYMPTTLPGLSVTKARELLQQTDKIIASFPEVDRVFGKIGRAETATDPAPMMMIETTILLKPEDQWRTTHVHRFYTDWPDWTEILKKPLRWVWPEEKPISVDKLIDELNEAVHFPGLTNAWTMPIRTRIDMLSTGIRTPVGIKVMGDDLEVLARLGEEIETVVRPLPGTLSAIAERTVGGYYLDIDIDRRAAARYGINVGDIQDVVQAAIGGMNISETVEGLERYPINVRYDRDFRSDPEALRRVLVPAPGGRHIPLGQLVEINIINAPDSIKSENARRTAWVYVDIRDIDVGTYVENARRAVADNITLPPGYSIVWSGQYEYIESTRERLMLILPLTVIAIFVLIFISTRSVVKTLIVFMGVPISLVGAFWLLYALDYNMSVAVWVGLIAMAGLDAETGTVMLLYLDLARDKWAKHGRLKTRGDLIQAVHYGAVKRIRPKIMTVVTIIVALLPIMWSTGAGADVMKRVAAPMVGGAVSSLLIELLLYPVVYFAWRARGLDKSMVPTSELDIDEEPE; from the coding sequence ATGCTTGAAAAAATCATCGAATGGTCATCCCGAAATCGGTTCATGGTGGTGCTGGCGACGATCATCCTGATCATTGGGGGCATCTATTCCCTGCGCAACATCGCCATCGACGCGATTCCCGACCTTTCCGACGTCCAGGTCATCATCTACACCGAGTATCCCGGCCAGGCGCCGCAGGTGGTGGAGGATCAGGTCACCTATCCCCTGACCACGCGCATGCTCTCGGTGCCCGGCGCCAAGGATGTGCGCGGTTATTCCTTCTTCGGTTATTCCTTCGTCTACATCATCTTCGAGGACGGTACAGATATTTACTGGGCGCGTTCGCGGGTGCTGGAATATCTCAATTACGCCGCGGGCCAGCTTCCTCGTGATGTGACGCCAACGCTCGGGCCGGACGCTACCGGGGTCGGATGGGTCTACAGCTATGCTTTGACCAGCGACCGGCATGACCTTCAGGAGTTGCGCTCCATTCAGGACTGGTATCTGCGCTACGAACTGGCGGCCCTGGATGGCGTCTCGGAAGTGGCGAGCCTGGGCGGATTCGTCAAGCAGTACCAGGTGGTGGTCGATCCCAACAAGTTGATTGCCTACGATCTGCCCATTACCGATCTGATGATGGCCATCCAGCGCTCCAACGTCGATGTCGGCGGGGGAGCCATCGAGATGGCCGAAACCGAGTTCATGGTGCGCAGCCGCGGCTATATCCAGTCGGTGGAAGACCTGGAGCAGGTGGTGGTCATGGCCACGGAGGACGGCACACCGATTCTGGTCAGGGATCTGGCCGAGGTGCGCCTGGGACCCGAAATGCGTCGTGGTTTGGCGGAACTCGACGGTGAGGGCGAAGTGGTCGGCGGCATCATCGTCATGCGGTTCGGCGAGAACGCGCGCCAGGTCATCCAACGCGTCAAGGATCGCCTTGAGGAGCTTAAACCCGGGCTTCCCGAAGGGGTCGAGGTGGTCATGACCTATGATCGCTCCGACCTCATCGATCGCTCCGTCGACCATCTCCAGCAGAAACTGGTGGAAGAGATGCTGATCGTCGCCCTGGTGATCATCCTGTTTCTTTTTCACCTGCCTAGTGCGGCGGTCATCATCGTGTCCTTGCCCATCGCGGTACTCATGTCGTTCATCGTCATGTACGCCATGGGGATCAACGCGAACATCATGAGTTTGGGCGGCATCGCCATCGCCATCGGCACCATGGTCGATTCGGGCATCATCATGGTGGAGAACGCCCACAAAAAAATCGAGCGCTATCCCGATAAGCCGAGGTCGGAGGTGATCATCGCCGCGGCCAAGGAGGTCGGGCCCACCATTTTCTTCGCCCTGCTGGTGATCGCCGCCGCCTTTGCGCCGGTGTTCGCTTTGCAGGAGCAAGCGGGGCGTTTGTTCAAGCCCCTGGCCTTCACCAAGACTTTTTCCATTGCCGCGGCGGCGTTTCTCTCCATCACCCTGGTGCCGGTGCTGATGATGTGGTTTATCCGCGGGCGCGTTCGCCCCGAGAACCAGAACCCCATCAATCGTTTCCTCAACCGGATTTACCACCCGGCCGTTCACTTTGTGCTCAGATGGCGCAAGATCACCATGCTGGTGGCACTGCTGCTGGTGCTTTCCATCGCCTATCCCATCTCGAAAATCGGCACCGAGTTCATGCCGCCGCTCTACGAGGGCGATCTGCTTTACATGCCGACGACCCTGCCGGGGCTCTCGGTCACCAAAGCGCGCGAGTTATTGCAGCAGACGGATAAAATCATCGCCTCCTTTCCCGAAGTGGACCGGGTGTTCGGCAAGATCGGCCGTGCAGAAACCGCCACCGACCCGGCGCCGATGATGATGATTGAGACCACCATTCTACTCAAGCCCGAGGATCAGTGGCGCACCACCCACGTGCACCGATTCTATACGGATTGGCCGGACTGGACGGAAATTCTCAAGAAACCCCTGCGTTGGGTGTGGCCCGAGGAAAAACCGATATCCGTCGATAAACTCATCGACGAGCTTAACGAGGCGGTGCATTTTCCGGGATTGACCAATGCTTGGACCATGCCCATCCGCACCCGCATCGATATGCTCTCCACCGGCATCCGCACCCCGGTGGGCATCAAGGTCATGGGTGATGACCTTGAGGTTCTGGCGCGCTTGGGCGAGGAAATCGAGACCGTGGTGCGCCCGCTGCCCGGCACCCTGAGCGCCATCGCCGAGCGCACCGTGGGCGGCTATTACCTCGATATCGACATCGACCGGCGCGCCGCGGCCCGCTATGGCATCAACGTCGGCGACATCCAGGACGTGGTTCAGGCCGCCATCGGCGGCATGAACATCTCCGAAACGGTGGAAGGGCTCGAACGCTACCCCATCAACGTGCGCTACGACCGTGATTTCCGCAGCGATCCCGAAGCCCTGCGCCGAGTTCTGGTGCCGGCGCCGGGCGGACGGCATATTCCCCTGGGGCAGTTGGTCGAGATCAACATCATCAATGCCCCCGACAGCATCAAAAGCGAGAACGCGCGGCGCACCGCCTGGGTTTATGTCGATATCCGCGACATCGACGTGGGCACCTACGTCGAGAACGCGCGCCGGGCCGTGGCCGACAACATCACCCTGCCTCCCGGTTACAGCATCGTGTGGAGTGGGCAGTACGAATACATCGAATCCACCCGCGAGCGTTTGATGCTGATTCTTCCGCTCACGGTCATTGCGATCTTCGTGCTCATCTTCATCAGCACTCGCTCGGTGGTCAAGACCCTCATCGTTTTCATGGGCGTGCCCATTTCTCTGGTGGGCGCTTTCTGGCTGCTCTATGCGCTTGACTACAACATGTCGGTGGCGGTTTGGGTCGGATTGATCGCCATGGCCGGCCTGGATGCGGAAACGGGCACGGTGATGCTGCTCTACCTGGACCTGGCCCGCGACAAATGGGCCAAGCACGGACGCTTGAAAACCCGCGGCGACTTGATCCAGGCGGTGCATTACGGAGCGGTCAAGCGTATCCGGCCCAAAATCATGACCGTCGTCACCATTATCGTTGCGCTGCTGCCCATCATGTGGAGTACCGGCGCCGGTGCCGACGTCATGAAGCGCGTCGCCGCGCCCATGGTCGGCGGTGCCGTGTCGTCGCTGCTCATCGAACTGCTGCTTTACCCGGTGGTGTATTTCGCCTGGCGCGCGCGCGGCCTTGATAAAAGCATGGTTCCGACTTCGGAACTCGATATCGACGAAGAGCCTGAGTAA
- a CDS encoding PCYCGC motif-containing (lipo)protein, giving the protein MTNVIRTLTLLLVLFMLGTPSLAADQSEFERIRDLGMSDLTEEAFEVLEKKYPNENWDAYRFPRYVFTNDSVEAGYMIAVKEPDLLRQFKCYCFCDAMDHEHLLHCFVKDSERRRIQFDPHGAGCNICYGQAMMALLWQEKGFTQEQMQTGFEKRFERLIEQFGSN; this is encoded by the coding sequence ATGACCAACGTCATTCGAACTCTCACTCTTCTTCTGGTCCTCTTTATGCTCGGCACCCCTTCCCTCGCCGCCGACCAGAGTGAATTCGAGCGCATCCGCGATCTCGGCATGAGCGACCTCACCGAGGAAGCCTTTGAAGTGCTCGAAAAGAAATATCCCAACGAAAACTGGGATGCTTACCGATTTCCGCGCTACGTGTTCACCAACGACAGCGTCGAGGCGGGCTACATGATCGCCGTCAAGGAGCCCGACCTGCTCAGGCAATTCAAGTGTTACTGCTTCTGCGACGCCATGGACCACGAGCATTTGCTCCACTGCTTCGTCAAGGACAGCGAGCGGCGCAGAATCCAGTTCGATCCCCATGGCGCAGGCTGCAATATCTGCTACGGCCAGGCCATGATGGCGCTGCTCTGGCAAGAGAAGGGATTTACCCAGGAACAGATGCAGACGGGCTTCGAAAAGCGCTTCGAGCGGCTTATCGAGCAGTTTGGAAGTAATTGA
- a CDS encoding TolC family protein, translating into MRRILLFGFLVLILGWSSGSLAEEVPALTLDELVETALTNNPEIRADEARWQAFVHRARQAGTFEDPMLMLAIQNALVRDPLAFNRDSMTSKVIGISQMVPFFGKRELARRSAELDAETRRWGFEERKIALELMVRESWYQLFAVDRSLEIVEKNLQLLDDLAHLAETLYGVGSALQQDVLRAHLERSKMEDMRLALRQQRRSLEARLNTLAYRDPDLPIPTLPDAELLPLDMDVAQLEELAQQHRPLLRALRSEVEKTGVARDLALRENYPDFTFSFEYMQREPAMGEEGYDMYSAGISFNLPVQRERRRAMVAEADSEGRMARHELAMVRNDIRQGVADALARLERSRRQAALYQDGIIPQAGATLDASLAAYRVGRAEFMNVLDTQMALFNYERDYFEAIAEHEMARVQIEALIGTRLP; encoded by the coding sequence ATGCGGCGCATTTTGCTTTTTGGGTTTCTGGTTCTGATTCTGGGCTGGTCCTCGGGTTCCCTGGCCGAGGAAGTACCGGCCCTGACCTTGGACGAATTGGTGGAAACCGCATTGACCAACAATCCGGAAATTCGGGCGGATGAGGCGCGCTGGCAGGCCTTTGTACACCGCGCCCGGCAGGCGGGGACCTTTGAGGATCCCATGCTGATGTTGGCCATCCAGAACGCCCTGGTGCGAGATCCTCTGGCCTTTAATCGTGACAGCATGACCTCCAAGGTGATCGGCATCAGTCAGATGGTGCCGTTTTTCGGCAAGCGTGAGCTGGCGCGGCGCTCGGCCGAACTGGATGCCGAAACCCGGCGCTGGGGCTTTGAAGAGCGTAAGATCGCCCTTGAATTGATGGTGCGCGAAAGCTGGTATCAGCTTTTTGCCGTGGATCGTTCTCTGGAGATTGTGGAGAAAAATTTGCAGTTGCTCGATGATCTGGCCCATCTGGCGGAAACGCTCTACGGGGTCGGCAGTGCGTTGCAGCAGGATGTTTTGCGCGCCCATCTGGAACGTTCCAAAATGGAAGACATGCGCCTTGCCCTGCGCCAGCAGCGGCGCAGCCTGGAGGCGCGCCTCAATACTCTGGCCTACCGCGATCCCGATCTTCCCATCCCCACTCTCCCCGATGCTGAGTTGCTGCCTTTGGATATGGACGTCGCGCAGCTTGAGGAACTGGCCCAGCAACACCGTCCGCTGCTGCGCGCCCTGCGCAGCGAGGTGGAGAAAACCGGTGTCGCCCGAGATCTGGCTCTGCGCGAGAACTACCCAGATTTCACCTTCTCCTTCGAATACATGCAGCGCGAGCCGGCCATGGGCGAGGAGGGCTACGATATGTACAGCGCCGGTATCAGCTTCAATCTGCCGGTGCAGCGTGAGCGCCGTCGGGCGATGGTCGCGGAGGCCGATTCCGAGGGGCGCATGGCCCGCCACGAACTCGCCATGGTGCGCAATGACATTCGCCAGGGCGTTGCCGACGCGCTGGCGCGTCTGGAACGCAGCCGTCGCCAGGCCGCATTGTACCAGGACGGGATCATCCCCCAGGCAGGCGCAACCTTGGATGCCTCCCTGGCGGCTTATCGCGTCGGCCGGGCCGAGTTCATGAATGTGCTGGATACCCAGATGGCCCTTTTCAATTACGAGCGGGATTATTTCGAGGCCATCGCCGAACACGAGATGGCGCGCGTGCAAATCGAGGCGCTGATCGGAACGCGGTTGCCGTAG
- a CDS encoding cytochrome b N-terminal domain-containing protein, with protein MSAKRNFLHHLHPPQVCRRTLEPTATLGLGIACLTCLAVLFVTGATLFLYYVPDPERAYERILHITTTLRYGDFIRNLHFIAANALAILIFAHLARVFFTAAYKERYLNWLYGLVLLGLVLFGNFTGYLLPWDQVAYWAIKVGASLAAYLPYIGEGVQRFFLGGTDIGPETLLRSFAFHAGFVPLMLVVFTSLHLWRIRKDGGLAAPAEARKQRLPAAPWLYRAEGAVALATLGTLIALSLIIDAPLHERADPVHPPNPAKAPWYFVGFQEMVGYSAFLGGVAAPAALLAFFTLAPLLDRTRSEGGIWFARDRLALNLLFAAVMVSQIAFIVIGQWFRGKNWALIWPF; from the coding sequence ATGAGTGCCAAGCGCAATTTTCTGCACCATCTTCATCCGCCCCAAGTCTGTCGCCGCACCCTCGAACCGACGGCCACTCTGGGCCTGGGCATCGCCTGTCTGACCTGCCTGGCCGTTCTGTTCGTCACCGGCGCGACCCTTTTTCTCTATTACGTTCCCGACCCGGAGCGCGCCTACGAGCGGATTCTGCACATCACCACCACCCTGCGTTACGGCGATTTCATCCGCAACCTGCATTTTATCGCCGCCAACGCCCTGGCCATCCTGATCTTCGCCCATCTTGCCCGGGTCTTTTTCACCGCCGCGTACAAGGAACGCTACCTCAACTGGCTCTACGGGCTGGTGCTGCTGGGGTTGGTGCTGTTCGGCAATTTCACCGGTTACCTGCTACCCTGGGATCAGGTGGCCTACTGGGCCATCAAGGTCGGTGCAAGCCTCGCCGCCTACCTGCCCTACATTGGTGAGGGCGTACAGCGCTTCTTTCTGGGCGGGACGGATATCGGGCCGGAAACCCTGCTGCGCTCCTTTGCCTTTCACGCCGGCTTCGTGCCCCTGATGTTGGTGGTCTTCACCAGCCTGCACCTGTGGCGCATCCGCAAGGACGGCGGCCTGGCCGCACCGGCCGAGGCCCGCAAGCAACGCCTGCCCGCGGCGCCCTGGCTTTACCGCGCCGAAGGGGCGGTCGCCCTGGCGACACTGGGCACTCTTATTGCACTATCCTTGATTATTGACGCACCCCTACATGAGCGCGCCGATCCCGTGCATCCGCCCAACCCGGCCAAAGCCCCCTGGTATTTCGTCGGATTTCAGGAAATGGTCGGCTATTCGGCGTTTCTCGGTGGCGTGGCGGCGCCTGCCGCATTGCTGGCGTTTTTCACCCTCGCCCCCCTGCTGGATCGAACCCGCAGCGAGGGCGGCATCTGGTTCGCCCGAGATCGCCTCGCTCTCAACCTGCTGTTTGCGGCGGTGATGGTCAGCCAGATCGCTTTCATCGTCATCGGCCAATGGTTTCGCGGCAAAAACTGGGCTCTCATTTGGCCCTTCTGA
- a CDS encoding carboxymuconolactone decarboxylase family protein yields the protein MDLTDRLAREAGISKEELADLGDYPRSDRFTDLEKDVLAYADAMTQTPAQVPDDLFGRLAERLSPDQMVELTAAIALENFSARFNRAFGVEPEGE from the coding sequence GTGGATCTGACCGATCGTCTCGCCCGTGAGGCGGGAATCAGCAAGGAGGAGTTGGCGGATCTCGGGGATTATCCGCGAAGCGATCGTTTCACCGATCTTGAAAAGGATGTGCTTGCCTACGCCGATGCCATGACCCAAACCCCGGCGCAGGTGCCCGATGACCTGTTCGGCCGACTGGCCGAGCGTCTTTCGCCCGACCAGATGGTCGAGTTGACCGCAGCCATCGCCCTGGAAAACTTCAGCGCCCGCTTCAATCGAGCCTTCGGCGTAGAGCCCGAGGGAGAGTGA
- a CDS encoding c-type cytochrome — MIAAALLALGAAGAALYVGWSKNTHNHGLIADLSYNLGGREVREHCTTCHVEGGLPSPGPNAAAEPHPDISPHVVENLGCTGCHLGEGMAMDRALSHGLPGLGARQVLTGRDVQGRCYACHLLDATPLAGAERPWQGYQLFREKACGLCHHIGGLATGGHFGPDLSHIGSQLGLEQLHTAIRDPRSDPPNSIMPRFPLSRSQVRDLAWFLKSRVADPYYATPMQVQAGKIRLPEVSLVPDDVDLLPDEDLLYRGKCLACHQFRDEDGYIAPDLTYAGRMRSEEFIREFLERPTRLIPGAIMPPSPLDAQKRDTLATFLAREATSEPEHPHAKHLYMHLCQRCHAADGGGHGPIEPNLATFPRAFSGNAEFYRRSDDERLVRSVERGIAGTSMPPYADVIDKAAREDLLDLIFAAFIGIERQDKTPLPLLPTRPQELSAPQQTDALYARHCLRCHGRTGSGKGPEYLDHLPRPRNLTNRPYFAAQSDEQVARAIADGVSGTAMDAFRDRLQDRHIWDLVDRVRTLSGGEP, encoded by the coding sequence TTGATCGCTGCTGCCTTGCTGGCCCTAGGAGCGGCAGGCGCCGCGTTGTATGTCGGCTGGTCGAAAAACACCCATAACCACGGGCTGATTGCCGATTTGAGCTATAACCTCGGCGGCCGCGAGGTGCGTGAGCACTGCACCACCTGCCATGTCGAAGGCGGCCTCCCTTCCCCTGGTCCGAACGCCGCTGCGGAGCCACATCCGGACATATCTCCTCATGTGGTGGAGAACCTGGGCTGCACCGGCTGCCACCTTGGCGAAGGCATGGCCATGGACAGGGCTCTCTCCCACGGCTTGCCCGGTTTGGGCGCCCGGCAGGTGCTGACCGGAAGGGATGTCCAGGGCCGCTGCTACGCCTGCCACCTTCTCGATGCGACTCCTCTCGCCGGCGCGGAACGTCCTTGGCAGGGCTATCAGCTCTTTCGCGAGAAAGCCTGCGGCCTGTGCCACCATATCGGAGGGCTTGCCACGGGCGGGCATTTCGGTCCGGATTTAAGCCACATCGGTTCGCAGCTCGGCCTGGAACAACTACATACGGCAATTCGCGATCCGCGCAGCGACCCTCCTAACTCCATCATGCCGCGCTTTCCCTTGTCGCGCAGCCAGGTGAGAGATCTGGCCTGGTTTCTCAAAAGCCGCGTCGCTGATCCCTATTACGCCACGCCCATGCAGGTGCAGGCGGGCAAAATCCGTCTCCCCGAGGTTTCCCTGGTGCCGGATGACGTTGACCTGCTGCCGGACGAAGACCTGCTGTACCGCGGCAAGTGCCTGGCCTGCCACCAGTTCAGAGACGAGGACGGCTACATCGCCCCCGACCTGACTTATGCGGGACGCATGCGCTCCGAGGAATTTATTCGCGAGTTTTTGGAGCGACCGACTCGCCTGATTCCCGGCGCAATCATGCCTCCCTCCCCCCTCGATGCCCAGAAGCGCGATACCCTGGCGACCTTTCTGGCTCGGGAGGCGACCAGTGAACCCGAGCATCCCCACGCCAAGCATCTCTACATGCACCTGTGTCAGCGCTGCCATGCCGCCGACGGCGGCGGCCACGGTCCCATCGAGCCCAATCTGGCCACCTTTCCGCGCGCGTTTTCCGGCAACGCCGAGTTTTATCGTCGCAGCGACGACGAACGCCTAGTGCGCAGCGTCGAGCGCGGCATCGCCGGCACCTCCATGCCGCCCTATGCCGATGTCATCGACAAGGCGGCGCGCGAAGACCTCCTCGATCTGATTTTCGCCGCCTTCATCGGCATCGAGCGCCAAGACAAGACGCCCCTGCCCCTGCTGCCGACGCGCCCCCAGGAGCTTTCTGCGCCCCAGCAGACCGATGCCCTCTACGCCCGCCACTGCCTGCGCTGCCACGGCCGCACCGGTAGCGGCAAGGGTCCGGAATATCTTGACCATCTGCCGCGGCCGCGCAATCTGACCAATCGTCCCTATTTTGCGGCGCAAAGCGATGAACAGGTCGCGCGGGCCATCGCCGACGGCGTTTCCGGAACAGCCATGGATGCCTTTCGCGACCGGCTGCAGGATCGGCACATCTGGGATCTGGTCGATCGCGTGCGGACACTATCCGGAGGTGAACCATGA
- a CDS encoding efflux RND transporter periplasmic adaptor subunit, with amino-acid sequence MKTSSKTRKILVILAIALALVAGYLVGGGRHLLHDPGVPAETADTGAKVQYTCGMHPFIIQDEPGTCPICGMRLTPMRPGEDKAAPAERRIKHWVSPMDPTYVRDEPGEDYMGHDLVPVYEDGVVPGQILIDPVTMQNMGVRIAPVERRDLTRTIRTVGLVEYEEPRRYMINSKIDGWVERLHVNQTGQTVRRGQALLDIYSPELVSAQEEFLLALRNRDRLAQSPFPEIAAGGERLLEAARTRLKYWDISDRQIEELERTRQVRKTLTLYSPHGGIVTEKAVFQGMRIMGGEDLFQISDLSRVWILTDIYEFEAPWVRAGLNARVELPFAVDVAREGKVAFLYPYLRGETRTLQARIEFDNPDLQLKPGMYANVFIAADPVRDVLAVPRQAVLRSGKRDRVFVALGEGRFEPRTVTIGVTDEEGYMQILSGLRLGEDVVVSAQFMLDSEAKLQEAIEKMMPVPEPVDHEEHEPEIDLEDLF; translated from the coding sequence ATGAAAACGTCGAGTAAGACCAGAAAAATCTTGGTGATTTTGGCCATCGCCCTGGCCCTGGTGGCGGGTTATCTCGTCGGCGGTGGCCGGCATCTGCTCCATGACCCGGGCGTACCGGCCGAAACGGCCGACACCGGGGCCAAGGTGCAGTACACCTGCGGCATGCATCCCTTCATTATTCAAGATGAGCCGGGCACCTGTCCCATCTGCGGCATGCGCCTCACCCCCATGCGTCCGGGTGAGGACAAGGCGGCCCCCGCCGAGCGGCGCATAAAGCACTGGGTCTCACCCATGGATCCGACCTATGTGCGCGACGAGCCGGGTGAGGATTACATGGGGCATGACCTCGTGCCAGTCTACGAGGATGGCGTGGTTCCGGGACAGATTCTCATCGATCCGGTGACCATGCAGAACATGGGGGTGCGCATCGCCCCGGTGGAGCGCCGCGATCTGACCCGCACCATCCGCACGGTAGGGCTGGTGGAATACGAGGAGCCGCGCCGTTACATGATCAATAGCAAGATCGACGGCTGGGTCGAGCGGCTGCATGTCAATCAGACCGGCCAGACGGTACGCCGCGGCCAGGCGCTCCTCGACATTTACAGCCCGGAGTTGGTTTCGGCGCAGGAGGAATTCTTGCTCGCTCTGCGCAATCGCGACCGTCTGGCTCAAAGTCCTTTTCCCGAGATCGCCGCGGGGGGCGAGCGGCTTCTGGAAGCGGCCCGCACCCGGCTGAAGTATTGGGACATCAGTGATCGTCAGATCGAAGAACTTGAACGAACCCGCCAGGTGCGCAAAACCCTCACTCTTTACAGCCCTCACGGCGGCATCGTCACCGAAAAGGCGGTTTTTCAGGGCATGCGCATCATGGGCGGGGAGGATCTGTTCCAGATTTCCGACCTGAGCCGGGTGTGGATATTGACCGACATCTACGAGTTCGAGGCGCCCTGGGTGCGTGCCGGACTTAACGCGCGGGTGGAGTTGCCCTTTGCTGTCGATGTGGCGCGCGAAGGCAAGGTCGCCTTCCTCTATCCTTATCTGCGCGGGGAGACGCGCACCCTTCAGGCGCGCATCGAGTTCGACAACCCCGACCTGCAACTCAAGCCCGGCATGTATGCCAATGTCTTCATCGCCGCTGATCCGGTGCGTGACGTGCTTGCCGTACCGCGTCAGGCGGTGCTGCGCTCGGGCAAGCGCGACCGCGTGTTCGTCGCCCTTGGCGAGGGCCGCTTTGAGCCGCGCACGGTCACCATTGGGGTAACGGACGAAGAGGGCTACATGCAAATTCTCAGCGGCCTGCGCCTGGGCGAGGATGTGGTTGTTTCCGCCCAGTTCATGCTCGACTCCGAAGCCAAACTGCAGGAGGCCATTGAGAAAATGATGCCGGTGCCCGAACCCGTCGACCACGAGGAGCATGAACCGGAGATCGATCTTGAGGATTTGTTTTGA
- a CDS encoding QcrA and Rieske domain-containing protein, with protein sequence MTRRQWLFKVVVRPGVAATGALLGAILLDVWLAAGRFTSLHWTEATSLDTLPEDAVLSLPAKRLALVRDRDRVAALSLECTHLGCLVNTVEEGFFCPCHGSEFGPRGEVHSGPAPRDLDWLPLRVHRERLWVQAGTRLAEPAWVSLPANAADAPQGNTQEGTR encoded by the coding sequence ATGACCCGACGACAATGGCTCTTCAAGGTCGTCGTCAGGCCCGGTGTGGCGGCGACCGGCGCCCTCCTGGGCGCCATTCTGCTCGATGTCTGGCTGGCGGCGGGACGCTTCACCTCCCTGCACTGGACGGAGGCGACCAGCCTCGACACCCTCCCCGAGGATGCCGTCCTCAGCCTGCCGGCCAAACGACTGGCCCTGGTCAGGGACCGGGATCGGGTGGCGGCGCTGAGCCTTGAATGCACCCATCTCGGCTGCCTGGTCAATACGGTCGAGGAGGGCTTCTTCTGCCCCTGCCACGGCAGCGAATTCGGTCCCCGGGGCGAAGTCCATTCGGGACCCGCTCCGCGCGACCTTGATTGGCTGCCCCTGCGCGTTCATCGCGAGCGACTCTGGGTTCAGGCAGGCACCCGGCTTGCCGAGCCGGCCTGGGTCAGTCTGCCGGCCAACGCAGCAGACGCCCCCCAGGGCAACACCCAGGAGGGAACGAGATGA